A single region of the Labrus bergylta chromosome 10, fLabBer1.1, whole genome shotgun sequence genome encodes:
- the LOC109997356 gene encoding HLA class II histocompatibility antigen gamma chain, whose amino-acid sequence MSDPETQYQPLVGAPSQQTAVNEPAQGGRPSRAYKVAGLTLLACILIAGQAMVAYFLLSQGSDIKSLEEQNNNLQAQLMKGRSSSGPMRMHMPMNALSDMLDVSADEETSTTAQGKDAPEATECQLEASGLKTVLVPGFRPSCDERGLYRPQQCFMGNCWCVNQASGNEIPGSMTKGAASCGANYLIGGRSKVLSLPEVAA is encoded by the exons ATGTCTGACCCAGAGACTCAGTACCAGCCTCTCGTTGGAGCTCCCAGCCAGCAGACAGCCGTCAATGAACCAGCACAGGG TGGCCGTCCATCCCGCGCCTACAAGGTTGCAGGTTTAACCCTGTTAGCCTGTATCCTGATTGCGGGCCAGGCAATGGTTGCGTACTTCCTCCTCAGCCAGGGCAGCGACATCAAATCTCTGGAGGAGCagaacaacaacctgcaggctCAGCTGATGAAGGGGAGATCTA GTTCAGGTCCCATGAGGATGCACATGCCAATGAATGCTCTGTCTGACATGCTGGATGTTTCAGCGGACGAG GAAACTTCGACCACGGCCCAAGGAAAAGATG CACCAGAGGCTACTGAGTGCCAGCTGGAGGCGTCTGGTTTGAAGACTGTACTGGTGCCAGGTTTCCGCCCCAGCTGTGATGAGCGCGGTCTCTACCGCCCCCAGCAGTGCTTCATGGGGAACTGCTGGTGTGTGAACCAAGCTAGCGGCAATGAGATCCCTGGATCCATGACCAAAGGAGCGGCCAGCTGTGGTGCAAACTACCTCATTG GCGGCCGAAGCAAAGTGCTCTCTCTGCCTGAAGTTGCTGCCTAA